The following proteins are encoded in a genomic region of Oryctolagus cuniculus chromosome 13, mOryCun1.1, whole genome shotgun sequence:
- the ZNF438 gene encoding zinc finger protein 438 isoform X3, which translates to MSSHQRAFSMSGSFNIIPFIVITVMIGFMSAILPFVFCRYHASSVLPFLPSLEIKFIKKIHPVPYDSAGTLGKRYVCLPEILMEITHNPHARLAKYFREVPVEVQYDRMQNPPLVPPKEQGDASVVPGPADERLIQQTSGSPGKAACAGCCFRQDVTAPHLALGGESSTPSGPAHSGKGWKSKRQFRTIAPKIVPRVLPPRVLPCQPPALSDQAGQGPAGTARPLGLPAQNYALMQVAGQEGTFSLVALPHVAAAQPVQKARLPGNLKLPIPRYQSPGSNKGCSRRPLPSSPEGAWGKTQTCPQRSPSPPAQNPELPHQPSPPEQAASPHQAPAGSIGAATPTNRGSRSHSRPPGTSKHPGTLALSSPAGPTAEQGLSKTPRKTNFASRKASAKAPAVTSDKHKAPGDLAKAVASPAPAVLGSAVQWISVPRGKLPISRARTAEVFKLASEASPAECPFPRPGASCEQPASIPEGSGAAAQMAVSKTPGPQASRLSPCERAFCPATKPDVSHKTRPNGRAAKGRAKKRKAPDDVLAFQGKRRKGLVSKCRDAKERVKHTPQESRDQKPGAVKKYRSIMPKPVLAVPTLAPLAASVALVPSQTPSGPGQDLCPLAKRLGCKQDRGPSPKPGPGLRNGFCGLKKPWHRCHVCSRHFQFKQHLRDHMSTHPDTRPYSCRVCRKAYVRAGSLSTHMKLQHAESRPKKLVCCEFCAKVFGHVRVYLGHLKEVHRVVISTEPAPSEPQPGTAAKSRARDAGVRGRAASPDREGKSSLEEDFLLNQAEEVRLQIKCGRCQVTAQSFADIKFHLLYVHGEEIQGRLQEGLVAGGKGAAEEPAKQQATPDWTLGPQRTQLAGEDLRACPKLNGQLYPHHPLGAETLVGKEGTQEPEADPRGPEGAGPHSVVLWSRAGFHCVLCTQTLGRREELLVHWARQHNCQDPARLWAILQASAQQGVMQLSSDAARCSAPELPAP; encoded by the exons GGAAGTTCCTGTTGAAGTGCAGTACGACAGAATGCAGAATCCTCCATTGGTGCCACCCAAGGAGCAAG GAGATGCTTCCGTGGTCCCAGGGCCCGCTGACGAACGGCTGATTCAGCAGACGTCCGGCTCCCCAGGGAAGGCAGCGTGCGCAG GTTGCTGCTTTCGTCAAGACGTGACTGCTCCGCACTTGGCCTTGGGAG GTGAATCCAGCACCCCTTCTGGGCCTGCACACAGCGGAAAAGGATGGAAGAGCAAGAGGCAGTTCAGGACGATCGCCCCAAAAATTGTGCCCCGTGTCCTACCACCCCGGGTGCTGCCGTGCCAGCCGCCAGCGCTCTCAGATCAGGCGGGGCAGGGGCCGGCCGGCACCGCCAGGCCGCTGGGGCTGCCCGCCCAGAACTATGCCCTGATGCAGGTGGCTGGCCAAGAGGGGACGTTTTCGCTCGTCGCCTTGCCCCACGTCGCTGCGGCTCAGCCAGTGCAGAAAGCCAGGCTGCCTGGGAACCTGAAGCTGCCCATCCCGCGGTATCAGTCCCCAGGGAGCAACAAAGGCTGCAGCAGgaggcccctccccagctctcctgAGGGCGCCTGGGGCAAGACCCAGACCTGTCCTCAGAGGTCACCGTCCCCACCTGCCCAGAATCCCGAGCTGCCACACCAGCCCAGTCCACCGGAGCAGGCAGCTTCACCACACCAAGCCCCAGCCGGCAGCATTGGCGCAGCCACGCCGACCAATAGGGGCAGCCGTAGCCACTCCAGACCTCCAGGGACCAGCAAGCATCCCGGCACCCTAGCCCTCTCCTCTCCAGCGGGGCCCACTGCCGAGCAGGGCCTCAGCAAGACCCCAAGGAAAACAAACTTTGCGAGCAGGAAGGCATCCGCCAAAGCTCCTGCCGTCACCAGTGACAAACACAAAGCGCCGGGTGATCTTGCAAAAGCCGTGGCCAGTCCAGCGCCTGCCGTGCTGGGCAGTGCCGTGCAATGGATCTCAGTGCCCAGGGGCAAGCTGCCCATCTCAAGAGCGAGGACAGCAGAGGTCTTCAAACTGGCCTCGGAGGCCAGCCCTGCAGAGTGTCCTTTCCCGAGGCCCGGGGCCAGCTGTGAGCAGCCAGCCTCCATCCCAGAAGGCTCCGGTGCAGCCGCCCAAATGGCGGTCAGCAAGACCCCTGGCCCCCAGGCATCCAGGCTGAGCCCCTGTGAGAGAGCCTTTTGTCCAGCCACCAAACCGGACGTCAGCCACAAAACCAGACCGAACGGCAGGGCAGCAAAGGGAAGAGCCAAAAAGCGAAAGGCGCCAGACGACGTTCTGGCATTTCAGGGGAAGCGGCGCAAAGGCCTTGTGAGCAAGTGCAGAGATGCCAAGGAGAGAGTTAAGCACACCCCCCAGGAATCCAGAGACCAGAAGCCCGGAGCTGTGAAAAAATACCGGAGCATCATGCCCAAACCTGTCCTCGCCGTGCCCACCCTGGCCCCCCTGGCTGCTTCTGTTGCCCTGGTGCCATCTCAGACCCCCAGCGGCCCCGGGCAAGACCTTTGCCCCCTTGCCAAACGTCTCGGCTGCAAGCAGGACCGGGGCCCCTCCCCGAAGCCCGGCCCGGGGCTGCGCAATGGCTTCTGTGGCCTGAAGAAGCCTTGGCACCGGTGCCACGTGTGCAGCCGCCACTTCCAGTTCAAACAGCACCTTCGCGACCACATGAGCACGCACCCGGACACGCGGCCCTACAGCTGCCGCGTGTGTCGTAAGGCCTACGTCCGCGCGGGCAGCCTGAGCACGCATATGAAGCTTCAGCACGCCGAGAGCCGTCCGAAGAAGCTCGTGTGCTGTGAGTTTTGCGCCAAAGTGTTCGGCCACGTGCGGGTCTACTTGGGGCACCTCAAGGAGGTGCACAGGGTCGTGATCAGCACCGAGCCCGCCCCCAGTGAGCCCCAGCCCGGAACTGCGGCCAAGAGCAGAGCCCGGGACGCCGGTGTACGCGGGAGGGCGGCATCGCCCGACAG GGAGGGCAAGTCCAGCCTGGAAGAAGACTTCCTTCTGAACCAGGCCGAGGAGGTCAGATTACAGATCAAGTGCGGCCGTTGTCAGGTCACCGCCCAGTCTTTCGCCGACATAAAGTTTCATTTACTTTATGTTCACGGAGAGGAAATTCAGGGCAGGCTCCAAGAGGGGCTCGTGGCGGGAGGCAAAGGGGCCGCAGAAGAACCGGCCAAACAGCAGGCCACTCCCGACTGGACGCTGGGGCCCCAGAGGACGCAGCTGGCCGGGGAAGACCTGCGCGCCTGTCCGAAACTCAACGGGCAGCTCTACCCGCATCATCCGCTCGGGGCGGAAACCCTCGTGGGAAAGGAGGGGACGCAGGAGCCAGAGGCGGACCCTCGGGGCCCGGAGGGTGCCGGCCCCCACTCTGTTGTGCTGTGGTCTCGCGCCGGCTTCCACTGCGTCCTGTGCACCCAGACGCTGGGGCGGAGGGAGGAGCTGCTCGTGCACTGGGCGCGCCAGCACAACTGCCAGGACCCTGCCAGGCTCTGGGCGATTCTGCAGGCGTCCGCGCAGCAGGGCGTGATGCAGCTCTCCAGCGACGCGGCACGGTGCAGTGCCCCCGAGCTCCCCGCTCCCTAA
- the ZNF438 gene encoding zinc finger protein 438 isoform X8, whose translation MEITHNPHARLAKYFREVPVEVQYDRMQNPPLVPPKEQGDASVVPGPADERLIQQTSGSPGKAACAGCCFRQDVTAPHLALGGESSTPSGPAHSGKGWKSKRQFRTIAPKIVPRVLPPRVLPCQPPALSDQAGQGPAGTARPLGLPAQNYALMQVAGQEGTFSLVALPHVAAAQPVQKARLPGNLKLPIPRYQSPGSNKGCSRRPLPSSPEGAWGKTQTCPQRSPSPPAQNPELPHQPSPPEQAASPHQAPAGSIGAATPTNRGSRSHSRPPGTSKHPGTLALSSPAGPTAEQGLSKTPRKTNFASRKASAKAPAVTSDKHKAPGDLAKAVASPAPAVLGSAVQWISVPRGKLPISRARTAEVFKLASEASPAECPFPRPGASCEQPASIPEGSGAAAQMAVSKTPGPQASRLSPCERAFCPATKPDVSHKTRPNGRAAKGRAKKRKAPDDVLAFQGKRRKGLVSKCRDAKERVKHTPQESRDQKPGAVKKYRSIMPKPVLAVPTLAPLAASVALVPSQTPSGPGQDLCPLAKRLGCKQDRGPSPKPGPGLRNGFCGLKKPWHRCHVCSRHFQFKQHLRDHMSTHPDTRPYSCRVCRKAYVRAGSLSTHMKLQHAESRPKKLVCCEFCAKVFGHVRVYLGHLKEVHRVVISTEPAPSEPQPGTAAKSRARDAGVRGRAASPDREGKSSLEEDFLLNQAEEVRLQIKCGRCQVTAQSFADIKFHLLYVHGEEIQGRLQEGLVAGGKGAAEEPAKQQATPDWTLGPQRTQLAGEDLRACPKLNGQLYPHHPLGAETLVGKEGTQEPEADPRGPEGAGPHSVVLWSRAGFHCVLCTQTLGRREELLVHWARQHNCQDPARLWAILQASAQQGVMQLSSDAARCSAPELPAP comes from the exons GGAAGTTCCTGTTGAAGTGCAGTACGACAGAATGCAGAATCCTCCATTGGTGCCACCCAAGGAGCAAG GAGATGCTTCCGTGGTCCCAGGGCCCGCTGACGAACGGCTGATTCAGCAGACGTCCGGCTCCCCAGGGAAGGCAGCGTGCGCAG GTTGCTGCTTTCGTCAAGACGTGACTGCTCCGCACTTGGCCTTGGGAG GTGAATCCAGCACCCCTTCTGGGCCTGCACACAGCGGAAAAGGATGGAAGAGCAAGAGGCAGTTCAGGACGATCGCCCCAAAAATTGTGCCCCGTGTCCTACCACCCCGGGTGCTGCCGTGCCAGCCGCCAGCGCTCTCAGATCAGGCGGGGCAGGGGCCGGCCGGCACCGCCAGGCCGCTGGGGCTGCCCGCCCAGAACTATGCCCTGATGCAGGTGGCTGGCCAAGAGGGGACGTTTTCGCTCGTCGCCTTGCCCCACGTCGCTGCGGCTCAGCCAGTGCAGAAAGCCAGGCTGCCTGGGAACCTGAAGCTGCCCATCCCGCGGTATCAGTCCCCAGGGAGCAACAAAGGCTGCAGCAGgaggcccctccccagctctcctgAGGGCGCCTGGGGCAAGACCCAGACCTGTCCTCAGAGGTCACCGTCCCCACCTGCCCAGAATCCCGAGCTGCCACACCAGCCCAGTCCACCGGAGCAGGCAGCTTCACCACACCAAGCCCCAGCCGGCAGCATTGGCGCAGCCACGCCGACCAATAGGGGCAGCCGTAGCCACTCCAGACCTCCAGGGACCAGCAAGCATCCCGGCACCCTAGCCCTCTCCTCTCCAGCGGGGCCCACTGCCGAGCAGGGCCTCAGCAAGACCCCAAGGAAAACAAACTTTGCGAGCAGGAAGGCATCCGCCAAAGCTCCTGCCGTCACCAGTGACAAACACAAAGCGCCGGGTGATCTTGCAAAAGCCGTGGCCAGTCCAGCGCCTGCCGTGCTGGGCAGTGCCGTGCAATGGATCTCAGTGCCCAGGGGCAAGCTGCCCATCTCAAGAGCGAGGACAGCAGAGGTCTTCAAACTGGCCTCGGAGGCCAGCCCTGCAGAGTGTCCTTTCCCGAGGCCCGGGGCCAGCTGTGAGCAGCCAGCCTCCATCCCAGAAGGCTCCGGTGCAGCCGCCCAAATGGCGGTCAGCAAGACCCCTGGCCCCCAGGCATCCAGGCTGAGCCCCTGTGAGAGAGCCTTTTGTCCAGCCACCAAACCGGACGTCAGCCACAAAACCAGACCGAACGGCAGGGCAGCAAAGGGAAGAGCCAAAAAGCGAAAGGCGCCAGACGACGTTCTGGCATTTCAGGGGAAGCGGCGCAAAGGCCTTGTGAGCAAGTGCAGAGATGCCAAGGAGAGAGTTAAGCACACCCCCCAGGAATCCAGAGACCAGAAGCCCGGAGCTGTGAAAAAATACCGGAGCATCATGCCCAAACCTGTCCTCGCCGTGCCCACCCTGGCCCCCCTGGCTGCTTCTGTTGCCCTGGTGCCATCTCAGACCCCCAGCGGCCCCGGGCAAGACCTTTGCCCCCTTGCCAAACGTCTCGGCTGCAAGCAGGACCGGGGCCCCTCCCCGAAGCCCGGCCCGGGGCTGCGCAATGGCTTCTGTGGCCTGAAGAAGCCTTGGCACCGGTGCCACGTGTGCAGCCGCCACTTCCAGTTCAAACAGCACCTTCGCGACCACATGAGCACGCACCCGGACACGCGGCCCTACAGCTGCCGCGTGTGTCGTAAGGCCTACGTCCGCGCGGGCAGCCTGAGCACGCATATGAAGCTTCAGCACGCCGAGAGCCGTCCGAAGAAGCTCGTGTGCTGTGAGTTTTGCGCCAAAGTGTTCGGCCACGTGCGGGTCTACTTGGGGCACCTCAAGGAGGTGCACAGGGTCGTGATCAGCACCGAGCCCGCCCCCAGTGAGCCCCAGCCCGGAACTGCGGCCAAGAGCAGAGCCCGGGACGCCGGTGTACGCGGGAGGGCGGCATCGCCCGACAG GGAGGGCAAGTCCAGCCTGGAAGAAGACTTCCTTCTGAACCAGGCCGAGGAGGTCAGATTACAGATCAAGTGCGGCCGTTGTCAGGTCACCGCCCAGTCTTTCGCCGACATAAAGTTTCATTTACTTTATGTTCACGGAGAGGAAATTCAGGGCAGGCTCCAAGAGGGGCTCGTGGCGGGAGGCAAAGGGGCCGCAGAAGAACCGGCCAAACAGCAGGCCACTCCCGACTGGACGCTGGGGCCCCAGAGGACGCAGCTGGCCGGGGAAGACCTGCGCGCCTGTCCGAAACTCAACGGGCAGCTCTACCCGCATCATCCGCTCGGGGCGGAAACCCTCGTGGGAAAGGAGGGGACGCAGGAGCCAGAGGCGGACCCTCGGGGCCCGGAGGGTGCCGGCCCCCACTCTGTTGTGCTGTGGTCTCGCGCCGGCTTCCACTGCGTCCTGTGCACCCAGACGCTGGGGCGGAGGGAGGAGCTGCTCGTGCACTGGGCGCGCCAGCACAACTGCCAGGACCCTGCCAGGCTCTGGGCGATTCTGCAGGCGTCCGCGCAGCAGGGCGTGATGCAGCTCTCCAGCGACGCGGCACGGTGCAGTGCCCCCGAGCTCCCCGCTCCCTAA
- the ZNF438 gene encoding zinc finger protein 438 isoform X11 — MQNPPLVPPKEQGESSTPSGPAHSGKGWKSKRQFRTIAPKIVPRVLPPRVLPCQPPALSDQAGQGPAGTARPLGLPAQNYALMQVAGQEGTFSLVALPHVAAAQPVQKARLPGNLKLPIPRYQSPGSNKGCSRRPLPSSPEGAWGKTQTCPQRSPSPPAQNPELPHQPSPPEQAASPHQAPAGSIGAATPTNRGSRSHSRPPGTSKHPGTLALSSPAGPTAEQGLSKTPRKTNFASRKASAKAPAVTSDKHKAPGDLAKAVASPAPAVLGSAVQWISVPRGKLPISRARTAEVFKLASEASPAECPFPRPGASCEQPASIPEGSGAAAQMAVSKTPGPQASRLSPCERAFCPATKPDVSHKTRPNGRAAKGRAKKRKAPDDVLAFQGKRRKGLVSKCRDAKERVKHTPQESRDQKPGAVKKYRSIMPKPVLAVPTLAPLAASVALVPSQTPSGPGQDLCPLAKRLGCKQDRGPSPKPGPGLRNGFCGLKKPWHRCHVCSRHFQFKQHLRDHMSTHPDTRPYSCRVCRKAYVRAGSLSTHMKLQHAESRPKKLVCCEFCAKVFGHVRVYLGHLKEVHRVVISTEPAPSEPQPGTAAKSRARDAGVRGRAASPDREGKSSLEEDFLLNQAEEVRLQIKCGRCQVTAQSFADIKFHLLYVHGEEIQGRLQEGLVAGGKGAAEEPAKQQATPDWTLGPQRTQLAGEDLRACPKLNGQLYPHHPLGAETLVGKEGTQEPEADPRGPEGAGPHSVVLWSRAGFHCVLCTQTLGRREELLVHWARQHNCQDPARLWAILQASAQQGVMQLSSDAARCSAPELPAP, encoded by the exons ATGCAGAATCCTCCATTGGTGCCACCCAAGGAGCAAG GTGAATCCAGCACCCCTTCTGGGCCTGCACACAGCGGAAAAGGATGGAAGAGCAAGAGGCAGTTCAGGACGATCGCCCCAAAAATTGTGCCCCGTGTCCTACCACCCCGGGTGCTGCCGTGCCAGCCGCCAGCGCTCTCAGATCAGGCGGGGCAGGGGCCGGCCGGCACCGCCAGGCCGCTGGGGCTGCCCGCCCAGAACTATGCCCTGATGCAGGTGGCTGGCCAAGAGGGGACGTTTTCGCTCGTCGCCTTGCCCCACGTCGCTGCGGCTCAGCCAGTGCAGAAAGCCAGGCTGCCTGGGAACCTGAAGCTGCCCATCCCGCGGTATCAGTCCCCAGGGAGCAACAAAGGCTGCAGCAGgaggcccctccccagctctcctgAGGGCGCCTGGGGCAAGACCCAGACCTGTCCTCAGAGGTCACCGTCCCCACCTGCCCAGAATCCCGAGCTGCCACACCAGCCCAGTCCACCGGAGCAGGCAGCTTCACCACACCAAGCCCCAGCCGGCAGCATTGGCGCAGCCACGCCGACCAATAGGGGCAGCCGTAGCCACTCCAGACCTCCAGGGACCAGCAAGCATCCCGGCACCCTAGCCCTCTCCTCTCCAGCGGGGCCCACTGCCGAGCAGGGCCTCAGCAAGACCCCAAGGAAAACAAACTTTGCGAGCAGGAAGGCATCCGCCAAAGCTCCTGCCGTCACCAGTGACAAACACAAAGCGCCGGGTGATCTTGCAAAAGCCGTGGCCAGTCCAGCGCCTGCCGTGCTGGGCAGTGCCGTGCAATGGATCTCAGTGCCCAGGGGCAAGCTGCCCATCTCAAGAGCGAGGACAGCAGAGGTCTTCAAACTGGCCTCGGAGGCCAGCCCTGCAGAGTGTCCTTTCCCGAGGCCCGGGGCCAGCTGTGAGCAGCCAGCCTCCATCCCAGAAGGCTCCGGTGCAGCCGCCCAAATGGCGGTCAGCAAGACCCCTGGCCCCCAGGCATCCAGGCTGAGCCCCTGTGAGAGAGCCTTTTGTCCAGCCACCAAACCGGACGTCAGCCACAAAACCAGACCGAACGGCAGGGCAGCAAAGGGAAGAGCCAAAAAGCGAAAGGCGCCAGACGACGTTCTGGCATTTCAGGGGAAGCGGCGCAAAGGCCTTGTGAGCAAGTGCAGAGATGCCAAGGAGAGAGTTAAGCACACCCCCCAGGAATCCAGAGACCAGAAGCCCGGAGCTGTGAAAAAATACCGGAGCATCATGCCCAAACCTGTCCTCGCCGTGCCCACCCTGGCCCCCCTGGCTGCTTCTGTTGCCCTGGTGCCATCTCAGACCCCCAGCGGCCCCGGGCAAGACCTTTGCCCCCTTGCCAAACGTCTCGGCTGCAAGCAGGACCGGGGCCCCTCCCCGAAGCCCGGCCCGGGGCTGCGCAATGGCTTCTGTGGCCTGAAGAAGCCTTGGCACCGGTGCCACGTGTGCAGCCGCCACTTCCAGTTCAAACAGCACCTTCGCGACCACATGAGCACGCACCCGGACACGCGGCCCTACAGCTGCCGCGTGTGTCGTAAGGCCTACGTCCGCGCGGGCAGCCTGAGCACGCATATGAAGCTTCAGCACGCCGAGAGCCGTCCGAAGAAGCTCGTGTGCTGTGAGTTTTGCGCCAAAGTGTTCGGCCACGTGCGGGTCTACTTGGGGCACCTCAAGGAGGTGCACAGGGTCGTGATCAGCACCGAGCCCGCCCCCAGTGAGCCCCAGCCCGGAACTGCGGCCAAGAGCAGAGCCCGGGACGCCGGTGTACGCGGGAGGGCGGCATCGCCCGACAG GGAGGGCAAGTCCAGCCTGGAAGAAGACTTCCTTCTGAACCAGGCCGAGGAGGTCAGATTACAGATCAAGTGCGGCCGTTGTCAGGTCACCGCCCAGTCTTTCGCCGACATAAAGTTTCATTTACTTTATGTTCACGGAGAGGAAATTCAGGGCAGGCTCCAAGAGGGGCTCGTGGCGGGAGGCAAAGGGGCCGCAGAAGAACCGGCCAAACAGCAGGCCACTCCCGACTGGACGCTGGGGCCCCAGAGGACGCAGCTGGCCGGGGAAGACCTGCGCGCCTGTCCGAAACTCAACGGGCAGCTCTACCCGCATCATCCGCTCGGGGCGGAAACCCTCGTGGGAAAGGAGGGGACGCAGGAGCCAGAGGCGGACCCTCGGGGCCCGGAGGGTGCCGGCCCCCACTCTGTTGTGCTGTGGTCTCGCGCCGGCTTCCACTGCGTCCTGTGCACCCAGACGCTGGGGCGGAGGGAGGAGCTGCTCGTGCACTGGGCGCGCCAGCACAACTGCCAGGACCCTGCCAGGCTCTGGGCGATTCTGCAGGCGTCCGCGCAGCAGGGCGTGATGCAGCTCTCCAGCGACGCGGCACGGTGCAGTGCCCCCGAGCTCCCCGCTCCCTAA